The following coding sequences lie in one Halomonas sp. 'Soap Lake #6' genomic window:
- a CDS encoding GFA family protein translates to MTYLTGSCLCGSVKIRVSDQFQFIGYCHCSECQKWSGSAFATGGLVSSEEFEITSGKEFVSCYHKSEETDLCFCSACGASLFSKKLKLGSYIVRLGILDDTPTQRPNVHIFTASKAPWFELTDQLDKFEQLP, encoded by the coding sequence ATGACATATTTAACCGGTTCTTGTCTGTGTGGTAGCGTAAAAATCCGGGTGTCTGATCAGTTTCAGTTTATCGGTTACTGTCACTGCTCAGAGTGCCAAAAATGGTCTGGTTCGGCGTTTGCTACAGGCGGTCTTGTCAGCTCTGAAGAATTTGAGATTACGTCGGGCAAAGAATTTGTATCTTGCTACCATAAATCCGAGGAAACGGATTTGTGTTTTTGTAGCGCCTGCGGTGCAAGTTTGTTCTCCAAGAAACTCAAACTTGGAAGTTACATTGTTCGGCTGGGCATACTGGACGATACGCCCACGCAACGACCTAACGTCCACATATTTACTGCGTCGAAGGCCCCTTGGTTTGAGCTTACCGACCAGCTTGACAAGTTCGAGCAGCTACCCTGA
- a CDS encoding NAD(P)/FAD-dependent oxidoreductase: MADYRPFDVVVVGAGPAGLALGTLLRPEHRVLVLERRALPVRSSPIGESLPGAAAVLLQRLNLMAAFRDAGHRERGAAVSVWDDDKPVWRDAIQDPAGPGWYLDRREFEQMLRRRALDVGVTLGEGCKQVDIRHRQGQWHLDTTLGSFKAPVLVDATGRSGHLGRRLGLRRYADAPLLCLYSFLDQAADSQDATMRIQADARGWWYTVPLPQRQRVLAYHMDIDDPLCRQLLRRPDAFLARAREHALLAEVLEGLAPARIRGRPAGTSLLEVEQLPKAGPGFLAIGDALLAFDPLASQGLFHSLASATSAAKIIESGLHQSLGAYQQEMQAVSQRYLWHLKASYQGPRHFSQETFWQRRQ; the protein is encoded by the coding sequence ATGGCCGACTATCGTCCCTTCGATGTAGTGGTTGTCGGTGCCGGGCCCGCGGGGCTGGCGCTCGGCACTCTGCTGCGGCCGGAGCATCGGGTGCTGGTTCTGGAACGCCGGGCTCTTCCGGTCAGGTCTAGCCCCATTGGGGAGTCCCTGCCGGGAGCGGCCGCCGTGCTGCTGCAGCGTCTTAACCTGATGGCTGCTTTCCGGGACGCGGGACACCGGGAGCGGGGCGCTGCAGTATCGGTGTGGGACGATGACAAGCCGGTCTGGAGGGATGCCATCCAGGACCCAGCTGGCCCCGGGTGGTATCTGGATCGGCGGGAGTTTGAGCAGATGCTGCGTCGGCGAGCCCTGGATGTCGGGGTGACGCTAGGGGAGGGCTGTAAGCAAGTGGATATCCGCCATCGTCAGGGCCAGTGGCACCTGGACACGACACTGGGATCGTTCAAGGCGCCGGTGTTGGTTGACGCCACGGGCCGCAGTGGGCACTTGGGGCGCCGATTGGGATTACGGCGCTACGCCGATGCTCCTCTGCTGTGCCTCTACAGTTTTCTGGACCAGGCGGCCGATAGCCAGGACGCTACTATGCGCATTCAGGCGGATGCCCGTGGCTGGTGGTATACGGTGCCCCTGCCTCAAAGGCAGCGGGTGTTGGCCTACCATATGGACATCGATGACCCGCTGTGCCGTCAGCTGCTGCGCCGCCCCGACGCCTTTCTGGCCCGAGCCAGGGAGCATGCTCTGTTGGCTGAGGTGCTGGAGGGACTAGCGCCTGCCCGTATACGTGGCCGACCGGCGGGCACCTCACTGTTGGAAGTGGAACAGTTGCCGAAAGCAGGTCCGGGGTTTCTGGCCATCGGGGATGCCCTGCTGGCCTTCGATCCACTCGCTTCCCAAGGGCTCTTTCATTCCTTGGCCTCGGCAACCAGTGCGGCCAAGATCATCGAGTCTGGCTTGCACCAATCACTGGGTGCCTACCAGCAGGAGATGCAAGCAGTCAGCCAGCGCTATCTCTGGCACCTTAAGGCCAGCTATCAGGGGCCAAGGCATTTCAGCCAGGAGACCTTCTGGCAACGGCGGCAGTGA
- a CDS encoding LodA/GoxA family CTQ-dependent oxidase, which translates to MYALMTDVAIQAGQLPAPTRPSFSDDILPILKAMCDLQWMNAGFAAGFGYGMPQHFLEPRYLSQLAEPGETYAELRRTVVNSFRNPQDGDISMKPWPWVYGDAMNVPMPRVPDAMNALTTTQLALLDKWAEGDFEADYDPYRQPPESIDEVPLEQQPAMLDRAALEFCIADAFHPGCEMTWPVRHSTMYMEPYRWRHRDPNDPEPDYGTTLTPAMAKSYNGPLYGQFPGSITRWMAIPWQTDTASCRSGYDTEYDPYLPTFWPARVPNQVLSKENYDTVMNDSLSREERLAAYHHRADWDRTLGPDHKQQLARMVTDFDQMGVVEVRPGLSGDPDFPPQMQVEDRGGRDMTPEERHDTDKGMRKLLIAQRRGR; encoded by the coding sequence ATGTATGCGCTGATGACGGATGTGGCTATCCAGGCTGGTCAGTTACCGGCACCCACCAGGCCCTCCTTCAGCGACGACATACTGCCCATCCTCAAAGCCATGTGCGATCTACAATGGATGAATGCGGGCTTTGCCGCTGGCTTCGGCTATGGCATGCCCCAGCACTTCCTGGAACCCCGCTACCTGTCGCAACTGGCTGAACCGGGCGAAACCTACGCCGAGCTCAGGCGCACCGTGGTCAATAGCTTCCGCAATCCCCAGGACGGCGACATCTCCATGAAGCCATGGCCCTGGGTCTATGGCGATGCCATGAACGTCCCCATGCCCAGGGTGCCCGACGCCATGAATGCCCTGACCACTACTCAACTGGCTCTGCTGGATAAGTGGGCAGAAGGGGATTTCGAGGCGGACTACGATCCGTATCGGCAGCCGCCTGAAAGCATTGACGAGGTACCGTTGGAGCAGCAGCCCGCCATGCTGGACAGGGCGGCGCTGGAGTTTTGCATCGCCGACGCTTTCCATCCGGGGTGTGAGATGACTTGGCCGGTACGCCACAGCACCATGTATATGGAGCCCTACCGCTGGCGCCACCGCGATCCCAACGACCCGGAACCGGACTACGGCACGACGCTGACGCCGGCCATGGCGAAGTCCTATAACGGCCCTCTGTACGGCCAATTCCCCGGCTCCATCACCCGTTGGATGGCCATCCCCTGGCAAACCGACACAGCCAGTTGCCGCTCCGGCTACGACACCGAATACGATCCCTATTTGCCCACCTTCTGGCCCGCTCGGGTACCCAATCAGGTGCTGAGCAAGGAGAACTATGACACGGTGATGAACGACTCGCTGTCGAGGGAAGAGCGTCTGGCTGCCTACCATCATCGCGCCGACTGGGACCGCACCTTGGGCCCTGACCACAAGCAACAGCTGGCGAGAATGGTGACTGATTTCGATCAGATGGGGGTAGTGGAGGTGCGGCCAGGGCTCAGTGGGGATCCCGATTTCCCGCCGCAGATGCAGGTCGAGGACAGAGGCGGCCGTGACATGACGCCCGAGGAACGGCACGACACCGACAAGGGAATGCGTAAGCTGTTGATCGCCCAACGACGCGGCCGCTAA
- a CDS encoding sulfite exporter TauE/SafE family protein → MDSVIFIVVLGAIVAGFVQGLSGFAFGLTAMSFWVWVLDPKLAAALAVFGALTGQIIAAVTVRRGFSVSRLAPFLFGGLLGIPLGVAVLPALDIELFKAILGGFLVLWCPLMLAAKNMPRITAGGKVADGLIGGIGGIMGGIGGFTGTVPTLWCTLRGFDKDEQRSIIQNFNLAALVVTMGIYIAKNIVTTEMVPMFAIVAPAMLVPTLLGGRMYVGISETAFKKLVLSLLICSGVALLASSVPQLIQRL, encoded by the coding sequence ATGGATTCGGTGATTTTTATTGTAGTCCTCGGCGCTATTGTAGCCGGATTTGTGCAAGGTCTATCTGGTTTTGCCTTCGGTTTAACCGCTATGTCGTTTTGGGTTTGGGTGCTCGATCCTAAGCTGGCGGCAGCCTTAGCCGTGTTCGGGGCCTTGACGGGACAAATTATTGCAGCGGTGACCGTGCGTCGCGGCTTCAGTGTGAGCAGGCTGGCGCCTTTCTTATTCGGAGGCCTGCTGGGTATCCCACTTGGCGTGGCGGTATTACCTGCCTTGGATATCGAGTTGTTCAAAGCGATTCTTGGAGGATTCCTGGTTCTCTGGTGCCCTCTCATGCTGGCGGCAAAAAATATGCCTAGAATAACGGCAGGTGGAAAGGTCGCGGATGGCCTAATAGGTGGCATTGGAGGGATCATGGGCGGTATCGGAGGATTTACTGGTACCGTTCCGACCTTATGGTGCACGTTGCGGGGCTTCGACAAGGATGAGCAGCGTTCAATAATCCAGAACTTCAATCTTGCGGCGCTCGTTGTAACCATGGGTATTTATATTGCAAAGAATATTGTTACAACCGAGATGGTGCCAATGTTTGCCATCGTTGCGCCCGCTATGCTTGTTCCAACGCTATTGGGTGGGCGAATGTATGTTGGTATTTCGGAAACGGCCTTCAAAAAGCTGGTATTGAGCCTTCTGATTTGCTCTGGTGTAGCGCTGCTTGCCTCGTCGGTACCCCAGTTGATCCAGCGCCTATGA
- a CDS encoding VOC family protein, whose product MVFPMQPAALLIHVCDWEVGFSWYQKAFPEAEVVELPEFEFRSLRIGDFVLEIVRSDEKVPSGKAGTVLYWAVEDLWGAIEHFRQLGSDIYRGPIEIENGMSMCQVTDPFGNLIGLRGPFNKAEHGDR is encoded by the coding sequence ATGGTATTCCCAATGCAGCCAGCAGCTCTACTGATACATGTTTGTGATTGGGAGGTTGGGTTCTCCTGGTATCAAAAAGCCTTTCCGGAGGCCGAAGTAGTTGAGTTGCCGGAATTCGAGTTTAGATCTCTACGCATAGGTGACTTTGTACTCGAAATTGTGCGTAGCGATGAGAAAGTCCCAAGCGGGAAGGCCGGGACTGTTTTATATTGGGCTGTGGAAGACCTCTGGGGCGCAATAGAGCACTTTCGGCAGCTAGGATCCGATATCTATAGAGGGCCTATAGAAATCGAGAATGGTATGAGTATGTGTCAGGTCACAGACCCTTTCGGAAATTTGATCGGCCTTCGAGGGCCATTTAACAAAGCCGAGCACGGCGATCGCTGA